Part of the Burkholderia sp. FERM BP-3421 genome, GCGGCCGCAACTGGCAGCAGACCAGCAACAACATCGAGTATCACAGCCCGGTGTTCGGCGGCTTCGACATCCAGGGGCAATACGCGTTCGGCAATCAGTCGCGCGGCTTCAACTACGGCGCGCCGAACGACTTCGGCCGCTCGGACGGCATCATGATCTCGTATCACTCTCCGCTGCTCGACGTGCGCGGGATCTACGACGAGCTGCGCGATGCGAACGGTCGTTTCAGCAATGTGTTCACCAGTTCGCGCGAATATTTCGTCGGCGCGAACGTGAAGGTGCAGCAGTTCAAGATCCAGGGCGCGTATACGCATTACTCGGCGCCGGATACGCCGGCGGGCCTCGCCGATCGCGCCGATCACTTCTGGCTCGGCGCGACCTACCAGGCGACGCCGCAGTGGGCGGTGACGGGCGGCGGCTACTACATCCGCGTCGGCAGCGGCGGCGGCGACGCGTCGCACGATCCGTCCGGCCACGCGATGCTGTATGCGCTCGGCACGACCTACAACCTGTCGAAGCGGACCTTCCTGTACGGCACGGTCGCCTACGTGCGCAACGGCGGGAACTCGAATTTCTCGCTGCTCGCGACGCCGCGCGACGCGAGCCCCAACACGAGCCCGCTCGCGGGCGAATCGCAGACGGGCGCGTACATCGGGATGATGCACAACTTCTGAACCCGACCGCGCGCGGCGCGAGATCGCCGCGCCGCGCAGCCGATCCACAGTACTGCTCATTGATTGACGGAGTCACAGCATGCGTCTCGACAACGAAACCGAAAGCCAGAACGTCGAGGACCGCCGCGGGGGGCGGCGGGTTCGGCGGGCGGCGCGCGACCGTCGGCATCGGCACGCTCGTGGTGGCGTTGGCGGCGTCGTACTTCCTCGGCATCGATCCGCGCGTGATCATCCAGGGCGCGTCGATGCTGCAAGGCGGCGCGCCGGCCCCGTCCGCGCCGCCCGCGGCGCAGCAGGCGCGCGCGGCCGACGCGCCGGCCGTCTTCACGCGCAAGGTGCTCGGCAACATCGAACGCACCTGGCAGACCGTGTTCCAGACCCAGCTGCACGCGCAGTACGTCGCGCCGACGCTCGTGATGTATACAGGCAGCACGCCCACCGCGTGCGGCAACGGGCAGGCCGCGATGGGGCCGTTCTACTGCCCGGCGGACCAGAAGATCTACATCGACCTCGGGTTCTATCGCGAGTTGCGCGATCGATTCGGCGCGGGCGGCGATTTCGCGCAGGCCTACGTGATCGCGCACGAGGTCGGGCATCACGTGCAGAAGCTGCTCGGCATTTCCGACAAGGTCGACGCGACGCGCGCGCGGGCGGGCCGCGTGCAGGGGAACTGGCTGTCGGTGCGGCTCGAACTGCAGGCCGACTGCTTCGCCGGGGTCTGGGCGAACAACGCGCAGCGCGCGAACCGGCAACTGCTCGAAGCGGGCGACCTGGAGCAGGGGGCTGAACGCGGCCGCCGCGATCGGCGACGACCGCCTCCAGAAGCAGAGCCAGGGCTACGTGGTGCCCGACGCGTTCACCCACGGTTCGAGCGAACAGCGCGTGTACTGGCTGCGGCGCGGGCTGGACAGCGGCGACGTGCGGCAATGCGACACCTTCGCCGCGCGCTGACGGGCGCCCCGCGCCGCGTCAGTTCCCGGCGCCCGTCAGCAGCACCGGGTCGGCCCGGTACAGCGCCGGTAGCATCTGTTTCAGCGCGCTGATCTTCGGGAGGTCGTTGAAGGCGATGTACGGCGCGTCCGGGTGCTGCGCGAGGTAATCCTGGTGATACGCCTCGGCCGGATAAAAACCTTTGTAGTCCTCGATGCGCGTGACGATCGGCGCGCCGAACACGCGCGCCGCGCCGAGCTGCGCGACGTAGTCGCGGGCCACGGCGCGCTGCGCCGGCGTGGTCGGGAAGATCGCGGAACGGTACTGGGTGCCGTGGTCGGGGCCCTGGTAGTCGAGCTGGGTCGGATTGTGGGCGACCGAGAAAAACACCTGCAGCAGGCGCCCGTAGCTGATCTGCGCCGGGTCGTAGTCGACCCGGATCGATTCCGCGTGACCGGTGCCGCCGTCGCTGACCAATTCGTAGTGGGCGGTTTCAGCCACGCCGCCCGCATAGCCGGCCACCACC contains:
- a CDS encoding porin — protein: MILALAAAVPAAAFAQSSVTLYGRIDGGIEYLNHIANPSGGSSSRWSAESGDWGTSMFGLKGVEDLGGGLSSIFNLETAFQVMNGTTGGGRMFSRRAFVGLKSNEWGTVQAGRNLFIDSDGVWEFDPFVQQAFSSASLVRGRNWQQTSNNIEYHSPVFGGFDIQGQYAFGNQSRGFNYGAPNDFGRSDGIMISYHSPLLDVRGIYDELRDANGRFSNVFTSSREYFVGANVKVQQFKIQGAYTHYSAPDTPAGLADRADHFWLGATYQATPQWAVTGGGYYIRVGSGGGDASHDPSGHAMLYALGTTYNLSKRTFLYGTVAYVRNGGNSNFSLLATPRDASPNTSPLAGESQTGAYIGMMHNF
- the msrA gene encoding peptide-methionine (S)-S-oxide reductase MsrA, encoding MKTQATQSTPARARGWRAPGLRTAGALAIAALALVWQHAARPAEPAVALPAPAHDEPAGAARTETAVLAGGCFWGMQGVFEHVRGVRRVVAGYAGGVAETAHYELVSDGGTGHAESIRVDYDPAQISYGRLLQVFFSVAHNPTQLDYQGPDHGTQYRSAIFPTTPAQRAVARDYVAQLGAARVFGAPIVTRIEDYKGFYPAEAYHQDYLAQHPDAPYIAFNDLPKISALKQMLPALYRADPVLLTGAGN